From a region of the Impatiens glandulifera chromosome 4, dImpGla2.1, whole genome shotgun sequence genome:
- the LOC124935858 gene encoding protein BCCIP homolog, translated as MPRKPARCQRRLLIRKPVTFSPFSRMISQVTSGFKIRHQNNQSLNHGRVSSPHSTGNELENNDSEDNIGQSESSDEEFDGVIQADFVFFDPKPDDFHGVKILLQPYLDVKQWDLSGFVDLIIAQTTVGTVIKIENDEDNALYSVITALNLGRYKGNRCFTEIREFLLKVCQDKDSRQSLLLLLEQEANVGLLVSQRVVNLQPQLLPHMYDSLFDEISWATEDEPTEELRKAFCFRYYLIITKIYEHKNVNQKNGADKKGEESIIYVKPEDEIFHELASWSFTFSMNTQQLTTRELRDYRIKGLVMAVEAEKVPEFRQQLHSLIEE; from the exons ATGCCTAGAAAACCTGCAAGGTGTCAACGACGATTATTGATACGGAAACCTGTTACATTCTCCCCGTTTTCTCGCATGATTTCACAAGTTACTTCTGGCTTCAAGATCAGACACCAGAATAACCAGTCCTTGAATCATGGAAGAGTTTCTTCCCCTCATTCTACAG GCAATGAGTTAGAGAATAATGATTCAGAAGACAATATTGGTCAATCTGAATCATCAGATGAAGAGTTTGAT GGAGTTATTCAAGCAGATTTTGTCTTCTTTGATCCAAAACCTGATGATTTCCATGGAGTGAAGATCTTGTTACAGCCATACCTTGATGTTAAACAGTGGGATCTTAGTGGCTTTGTGGACTTGATAATAGCACAGACAACTGTCGGGACTGTTATTAAAATAGAGAATGATGAGGATAATGCACTTTACTCTGTTATTACAGCTCTTAATCTGGGAAGATACAAG GGTAATAGATGTTTTACGGAAATTAGAGAATTCCTACTTAAAGTATGCCAGGATAAGGATTCTCGTCAGAGCTTACTACTTCTACTTGAGCAAGAAGCAAACGTGGGGCTTTTGGTTTCTCAGCGAGTTGTTAACCTCCAGCCTCAGCTTCTTCCACATATGTATGattctttatttgatgaaatctcATGGGCTACTGAAGATGAG CCAACTGAGGAACTACGCAAGGCATTCTGCTTTAGATATTATCTGATTATCACTAAAATCTACGAG CATAAGAATGTCAATCAGAAGAATGGAGCTGACAAAAAAGGTGAAGaatctattatatatgttaaaccagAAGACGAGATTTTTCACGAG CTTGCCTCTTGGTCCTTCACGTTTTCTATGAATACTCAACAATTGACAACACGAGAG CTAAGAGATTATCGGATAAAGGGTTTAGTCATGGCAGTAGAAGCAGAGAAAGTTCCTGAGTTCCGCCAGCAGTTGCATTCCTTAATAGAAGAATAG